In Mastigocladopsis repens PCC 10914, a single window of DNA contains:
- a CDS encoding glycosyltransferase family 39 protein, whose protein sequence is MNGKLMHSKVLPPTWLRFLVIVLLALGVFFRFVNLDRKVYWFDETFTSLRVAGYTASEANEQICNGQEINAQDLQKYQRLAPEKTLTDTIKSLALEDSQHPPLYYVLTRFGMQWFGSSVAVTRGVSALMSLLAFPCMYWLCRELFESSLVGWVAIGLLAVSPLHVLYAQEAREYSLWSVTILLSSAALLWAMRLKTKLSWGIYALSVALGLYTFLFSGLVMIAHGVYVVALERFRLTKKVIAYFLASSVGILAFTPWLVVVITNFAKVQETTSWMTDKVSRLLLMKFWAVNLSYFLIDFDYDLRRGLEGSLLKRIIKYLIPFLLVFVGYSIYFLWRRTPKRVWLFVFILIGITALPLVISDFIFGGVRSQIPRYFIPAYLGIQLAVSYLLATQIIPSSVNIWRRRMWQIVMVGLVGAGVISCGISSQAETWWLKSLNLYTPQMVRMLNQASHPILISSCEGTWAIADELSLSYLLSPKVRIQLVNESHMSQISHSFNDVFLYNPPHNPLPQTLEYKLEKEQQSRIGNVYFDKFQLWKLAKN, encoded by the coding sequence ATGAACGGCAAATTAATGCATAGCAAGGTGCTTCCTCCAACTTGGTTACGGTTTTTAGTCATCGTCCTATTGGCATTGGGTGTATTTTTTCGCTTCGTCAATCTTGACCGAAAAGTCTACTGGTTCGACGAGACTTTTACCTCACTACGAGTTGCTGGCTACACAGCGTCAGAAGCTAACGAGCAAATCTGCAATGGTCAAGAAATTAACGCTCAAGATTTACAGAAATATCAGCGTCTTGCTCCTGAAAAAACTCTAACCGATACAATTAAATCCTTAGCACTAGAAGACTCTCAGCATCCACCGCTCTATTACGTACTCACACGATTTGGGATGCAATGGTTTGGCAGTTCAGTTGCGGTCACTAGAGGTGTGTCTGCGCTCATGAGCTTACTGGCTTTCCCTTGTATGTATTGGCTGTGCCGAGAATTATTTGAGTCATCGCTTGTAGGATGGGTAGCAATTGGACTGCTAGCTGTATCGCCATTACATGTGCTGTACGCACAAGAAGCACGGGAGTATAGTTTGTGGAGTGTGACAATTTTGCTATCAAGCGCAGCACTGTTGTGGGCAATGCGACTAAAAACAAAGCTGAGTTGGGGAATATATGCACTATCTGTGGCATTAGGGCTGTATACATTTCTGTTTTCTGGATTAGTCATGATTGCTCATGGTGTTTATGTAGTTGCTCTGGAACGATTCCGATTGACTAAGAAGGTGATTGCTTATTTTCTGGCATCTAGTGTAGGGATTTTAGCTTTCACGCCTTGGCTTGTGGTTGTTATCACTAACTTTGCGAAAGTTCAAGAAACAACAAGCTGGATGACTGATAAAGTATCCCGGTTACTTTTGATGAAGTTCTGGGCTGTTAACCTGAGCTATTTTTTGATTGATTTTGATTATGATTTAAGACGTGGTCTTGAGGGTTCTTTATTAAAAAGAATCATAAAATACCTGATTCCTTTTCTCTTAGTTTTTGTTGGATATTCGATTTATTTTCTCTGGCGTCGTACACCAAAGCGAGTTTGGTTATTTGTTTTCATATTGATTGGGATCACAGCCCTCCCCTTAGTCATTTCTGATTTCATTTTTGGAGGAGTGCGATCGCAAATTCCTCGGTATTTCATCCCTGCGTATTTGGGGATTCAGTTGGCTGTTTCATATTTGCTAGCAACTCAAATTATCCCCTCTTCTGTTAACATCTGGAGACGACGGATGTGGCAGATAGTTATGGTTGGGCTGGTTGGCGCTGGAGTCATATCCTGTGGCATCAGTTCTCAAGCAGAAACGTGGTGGCTGAAGTCTCTTAACCTTTATACTCCCCAAATGGTTCGCATGCTTAACCAAGCGAGTCACCCAATTTTAATAAGTTCCTGTGAGGGAACTTGGGCTATAGCTGATGAACTATCTCTGAGTTATCTACTCTCTCCAAAAGTGAGAATTCAGTTGGTGAACGAGTCGCATATGTCCCAAATTTCTCATAGTTTCAATGATGTATTTTTATACAATCCTCCCCATAATCCTCTTCCACAGACATTGGAGTATAAACTTGAAAAAGAGCAGCAATCTAGGATAGGGAATGTTTACTTTGATAAGTTCCAGCTTTGGAAACTTGCAAAAAATTAG
- a CDS encoding glycosyltransferase, which translates to MSIIQPNSFLSVPTGALQIPELPPATITPDGEPILLSLVIPTYNEAANIQKIVSVLSSLLDESIAGKYEMIVVDDDSPDGTWNIAQSLIGEYPQLRVMRRQLERGLSSAVIRGWQAATGGVLGVIDGDLQHPPHVLLQLLQAIEQGADLAVASRHVEGGGVSSWSFIRRFLSRGAQLLGLIILPGVLARVSDPMSGYFMIRRRCIVGQTLNPVGYKILLEVIGRGNVGKIAEVGYVFCERKEGESKVTWKQYLEYIHHLIRLRLSTGRLGQFSQRIGFPIGRFVRFGLVGLSGVFVDMAVLYLLSDPTTLALPLTRSKIIAGEVAIFNNFLWNDMWTFADVSSQQQQWRQRLKRFLKFNIICLAGLVLNVLVLNLVFNFVIPNRYIANLIAIAVATVWNFWVNLKLSWRVTQVK; encoded by the coding sequence ATGAGTATCATCCAACCTAATTCTTTCTTATCAGTACCCACAGGTGCATTACAAATTCCAGAATTACCCCCTGCAACCATAACACCAGATGGTGAACCCATATTGTTGTCTCTGGTAATTCCGACATATAACGAAGCGGCAAATATTCAAAAAATCGTCTCTGTATTAAGCAGCTTACTAGATGAGTCGATAGCTGGAAAGTATGAGATGATTGTCGTGGACGATGACAGTCCAGATGGTACATGGAACATAGCCCAGTCGCTCATCGGAGAATACCCCCAACTACGGGTGATGCGACGACAGCTTGAACGGGGATTATCCAGTGCAGTGATTCGCGGATGGCAAGCAGCCACTGGAGGTGTTTTAGGGGTCATTGATGGGGATTTGCAACATCCACCCCATGTGCTACTGCAACTATTACAAGCTATTGAACAAGGAGCAGATTTAGCAGTCGCCAGCCGTCACGTAGAAGGCGGTGGAGTCAGCAGTTGGAGTTTCATCAGGCGTTTCTTATCCCGAGGCGCTCAGTTGTTAGGATTGATAATCCTACCAGGGGTTCTTGCAAGAGTTTCAGACCCAATGAGCGGTTATTTTATGATACGTCGCCGCTGTATAGTTGGTCAAACCCTTAATCCCGTAGGATACAAAATTCTCTTGGAGGTCATCGGGCGCGGAAACGTGGGGAAAATTGCCGAAGTCGGCTATGTGTTCTGCGAGCGCAAAGAGGGTGAAAGTAAGGTAACATGGAAGCAATATCTCGAGTACATCCACCACTTAATCCGCTTGCGGCTATCGACCGGTCGACTAGGACAATTTAGTCAACGCATCGGTTTCCCCATTGGTCGGTTTGTCCGCTTTGGTTTAGTGGGACTATCAGGGGTATTTGTGGATATGGCAGTGCTTTACTTGCTCAGTGACCCGACAACCCTGGCTTTACCTCTGACGCGCAGCAAAATCATTGCTGGGGAAGTAGCAATTTTCAATAATTTCTTGTGGAATGATATGTGGACGTTTGCTGATGTCAGCAGCCAGCAGCAGCAATGGCGTCAGCGCTTGAAGCGGTTTTTGAAATTCAACATTATCTGTCTAGCTGGACTAGTGTTGAATGTCTTGGTGTTGAACTTGGTGTTCAATTTTGTCATTCCCAACCGCTACATTGCTAACCTGATTGCCATTGCAGTTGCTACTGTTTGGAACTTTTGGGTGAATTTGAAACTCAGTTGGCGCGTAACTCAGGTGAAATAG
- the pirA gene encoding arginine synthesis PII-interacting regulator PirA, translating to MTKNRVEATKNAREAHQLNIKRSLEHRLQVARAKGDEKLIRQLEAEMKYFG from the coding sequence ATGACTAAGAACAGAGTGGAAGCGACAAAAAACGCACGGGAAGCGCATCAACTGAATATTAAAAGAAGCTTAGAACATCGCTTACAAGTCGCTAGAGCTAAGGGAGACGAAAAGCTAATTCGCCAATTGGAAGCAGAGATGAAGTATTTCGGCTAA
- a CDS encoding SAM hydrolase/SAM-dependent halogenase family protein, producing MHHNSMITLLSDFGDRDIYVGVMKGVIAEINPELRLVDLTHQIPPQNIAAARFCLMNAYPYFPDGTVHLAVVDPGVGGRRRAIAVEFANGFLVGPDNGIFSGLLSQSPAIAVVELTNSDYWRTPQLSKTFHGRDIFAPVAAHLASGVPLKELGNPINSAILVPMDISGCILTETGIAGSIQYIDHFGNLVTNIPGNYVQGRTWYVKAAGLTITGCETYSDVKVGEAISLVESHGWVEIAINSGNAQSQLQIQLGDRVELAFES from the coding sequence ATGCATCACAACTCCATGATCACTTTGCTCAGCGATTTTGGCGATCGCGATATTTATGTCGGCGTAATGAAGGGAGTTATTGCCGAAATCAACCCAGAACTGAGGTTGGTAGACTTGACACACCAAATTCCGCCGCAAAACATCGCGGCTGCTCGATTTTGCCTAATGAATGCTTACCCTTACTTTCCCGATGGGACAGTACATTTGGCAGTAGTCGATCCGGGTGTGGGAGGAAGGCGACGGGCGATCGCGGTAGAATTTGCCAATGGGTTTTTGGTAGGACCAGATAATGGCATATTCAGCGGATTGTTAAGTCAAAGTCCAGCGATCGCAGTTGTAGAATTGACGAACTCTGATTATTGGAGAACCCCCCAACTCAGCAAGACTTTCCACGGTAGGGATATCTTTGCACCAGTCGCGGCACATCTTGCAAGCGGAGTCCCTCTCAAAGAGCTAGGAAATCCCATCAACTCAGCAATTTTGGTACCAATGGACATATCCGGATGTATTTTAACAGAAACAGGTATAGCAGGTTCTATTCAATATATTGACCACTTCGGGAACTTAGTAACCAACATTCCTGGGAATTACGTGCAAGGCAGAACTTGGTATGTTAAAGCAGCTGGGTTAACGATTACAGGATGTGAAACTTATAGTGATGTGAAAGTTGGAGAGGCGATCTCACTAGTTGAAAGTCACGGCTGGGTAGAAATTGCCATCAACAGCGGTAACGCCCAGTCACAGTTGCAGATACAGTTGGGAGATAGGGTAGAACTCGCTTTTGAAAGCTAG
- a CDS encoding DUF2301 domain-containing membrane protein produces MTQQTVYVPEVYQGQFGEFTITGGDRTGVIIYRSALMVAALSFAIGSALVLLENHPDFHLLTPLYASFSLALGVSLLTIHIYMAFLHRLLQVFWVIGSITAVILAFSSSTPLAVTVYTQPLTLLGVGFTFVALTGIYFKEAFCFNRFETKILTPIVPVLLLGHLLGVLPTQGEQVLLGLWAILFVVFALRKVVQEIPADIGDKSVFAYLKAQRSVKV; encoded by the coding sequence ATGACTCAGCAAACAGTATATGTACCAGAAGTTTATCAAGGTCAGTTTGGAGAATTTACGATAACTGGCGGCGATCGCACTGGCGTAATAATCTACCGTAGTGCATTAATGGTAGCTGCACTCAGTTTTGCCATAGGCAGCGCTTTGGTTTTGCTAGAAAATCACCCAGATTTCCACCTCCTGACGCCTCTCTATGCCAGCTTCAGTCTCGCTCTTGGTGTGAGTTTACTAACCATCCATATATACATGGCATTTCTGCACCGACTTTTGCAAGTTTTTTGGGTTATTGGCAGCATCACCGCAGTTATCCTAGCATTCTCTAGCAGTACACCTTTAGCCGTAACCGTTTACACTCAACCACTCACCTTGCTGGGAGTTGGTTTTACCTTTGTCGCTTTGACAGGGATTTACTTCAAAGAAGCGTTTTGCTTCAATCGTTTTGAAACCAAGATACTGACGCCAATAGTACCTGTACTACTGCTAGGACATCTGCTTGGAGTTTTGCCAACACAGGGAGAACAGGTTTTATTAGGACTGTGGGCAATTTTATTTGTGGTGTTTGCCCTACGTAAGGTAGTGCAAGAAATTCCTGCGGATATTGGGGATAAGTCTGTTTTTGCATATTTAAAAGCACAACGTTCTGTAAAAGTTTAG
- the dprA gene encoding DNA-processing protein DprA, whose protein sequence is MGQERAYWLAWSQISGVGPVLLRRLQQHFGTLAAAWKAMPAQLGQVEGFGFQTLQKVVQQRSRLHPEQFLEQHQQQNPNFWTPADAQYPRLLLEIPSPPPVVYYRGEVDLQENLGQKSLVAIVGTRQPSEYGIRWTRQISTALAKNGFTVVSGLAEGIDTESHAVSMKAGGRTIAVLGTGVDVVYPSKNQELYKQILTAGLVVSEYPAKTPPDRTHFPRRNRIIAGMSRAVLVMEAPLKSGALITASYANDFGRDVYVLPGRLDDYPSQGCLKLLSQGAAPILKELDELLKMLGAIPQLDSIEASTSPQQLTLPDLPPELQRVMDAISSESLPFDFIIQQTGMSAGSVSSALLQLELMGLVSQLPGMRYQRS, encoded by the coding sequence TTGGGACAAGAACGTGCATACTGGCTAGCTTGGTCGCAAATTTCTGGTGTTGGTCCAGTATTACTACGACGGTTACAGCAGCATTTTGGTACACTAGCAGCAGCGTGGAAAGCGATGCCTGCCCAGTTGGGACAAGTAGAGGGTTTTGGTTTTCAAACGCTGCAAAAGGTGGTGCAACAGCGTTCCCGTTTGCATCCTGAACAATTTCTGGAGCAACACCAACAGCAAAACCCAAATTTCTGGACACCAGCAGATGCACAATATCCCCGGTTACTGCTAGAAATTCCCAGCCCACCGCCTGTGGTGTACTATCGTGGTGAAGTAGACCTACAAGAAAATTTGGGACAAAAATCACTCGTTGCGATTGTGGGTACACGCCAACCCTCAGAGTATGGCATTCGTTGGACTCGCCAAATCAGCACAGCTTTGGCTAAAAATGGGTTCACAGTTGTTTCTGGTTTGGCAGAGGGAATTGATACTGAAAGTCACGCCGTCTCTATGAAAGCAGGAGGACGCACGATCGCAGTTTTAGGCACTGGTGTAGATGTTGTGTATCCATCCAAAAATCAAGAACTGTACAAGCAGATTTTGACTGCTGGGTTGGTTGTGAGTGAGTATCCAGCGAAAACGCCACCTGATCGCACTCACTTTCCTCGTCGTAATAGAATTATCGCAGGTATGAGCCGTGCTGTCCTAGTGATGGAAGCACCGCTAAAATCGGGTGCTTTGATTACCGCAAGTTATGCCAATGATTTTGGGCGAGATGTCTACGTCTTGCCAGGAAGACTGGATGATTACCCATCCCAAGGGTGTTTAAAACTACTCAGCCAAGGGGCTGCTCCCATTCTCAAGGAATTAGACGAATTGCTCAAGATGCTGGGAGCAATACCACAACTTGATTCTATTGAAGCGTCTACCTCACCGCAGCAGTTGACTTTGCCTGATTTACCACCAGAACTCCAACGGGTTATGGATGCAATTTCTTCAGAATCTTTACCCTTTGATTTTATTATTCAACAAACGGGCATGTCTGCTGGTTCTGTTTCCAGCGCTTTGTTACAGTTGGAGCTCATGGGTTTAGTTTCGCAACTGCCAGGAATGCGATATCAGCGGTCTTAA
- a CDS encoding single-stranded-DNA-specific exonuclease RecJ yields MSDQPTPEFSRPRQRLPHQRWQISPQKTELAQKLGETTNLPPLINQLLINRGIETPEEAQTFLDSGYQVLPSPLDDFPDLAMSLELLQSAIVSQEKIAICGDYDADGMTSTALLLRGLRWLGAQVDYAIPSRMHEGYGINKRIVEEFHSEGVRLILTVDNGISAFEPIARARELGLKVIITDHHDIPQQLPPADAILNPKLIQESSPYRGIAGVGVAYILAVSLAQKLGQANDGILTSMLELFTLGTIADLAPLIGVNRHWVKRGLQYLPKSKLPGVQALIQMSGVQASGAKGGQGDTENLNATVSPSPPLHVPASSLKPEDIGFRLGPRINAIGRIADPQIVIELLTTDDMGIALERAMQCEAINRQRREMCEQIEQQAIEIVEMYHSASLPQDRVLVIVQPNWHHGVIGIVASRLVERYGVPVFIGTYEDEGHIRGSARGIPEFHVFDALEYCQDLLGKFGGHKAAGGFSLLSENLAALRSRLSEFANKCLELQHLKPLLKIDAEANLSQIHLEFYQQLNVLEPCGIDNPDPVFWTPNVRVVEQETVGKGHLKLSLTQTLDNSHYKIKAIAWRWRDYFPLPPRLDIAYKLRENYFNGNTTIELELLGVRLPTQSHIFFASRPTPLRTSFEYHQRHYTCGIYKNGSVSELRIGNPEGKILAVQLGHNIGLLGTSRQDAIEVDVFQPQYNNIIEAAFEALSLLSTQY; encoded by the coding sequence GTGTCAGACCAACCCACGCCTGAATTTTCCCGTCCTCGTCAGCGACTACCTCATCAAAGGTGGCAAATTTCCCCTCAAAAAACAGAATTGGCGCAAAAGCTGGGGGAAACGACAAATTTACCCCCCTTAATCAACCAACTGCTGATAAATCGGGGTATTGAAACGCCAGAAGAAGCACAAACTTTTTTAGATTCAGGATACCAGGTCTTGCCTTCACCTTTGGACGACTTTCCTGATTTGGCAATGAGTCTGGAGTTGTTGCAAAGTGCGATTGTCTCTCAAGAGAAAATCGCTATTTGTGGTGACTACGATGCTGATGGGATGACAAGCACTGCTTTACTTCTGCGTGGTCTCCGGTGGTTGGGCGCTCAAGTAGATTATGCTATCCCTAGTCGGATGCATGAAGGCTACGGCATTAATAAACGGATTGTTGAAGAATTCCATAGTGAAGGCGTGAGATTGATTCTAACTGTAGATAATGGCATCTCAGCCTTTGAACCAATTGCTAGAGCTAGAGAACTTGGTCTAAAAGTCATTATCACTGACCACCACGACATTCCCCAACAATTACCTCCAGCTGACGCCATTCTTAACCCGAAACTCATACAAGAATCCTCACCTTATCGGGGTATTGCTGGTGTTGGCGTTGCATACATTTTAGCGGTGTCCCTTGCCCAAAAACTAGGACAGGCTAACGATGGCATATTAACTTCGATGCTGGAACTCTTTACATTGGGAACCATTGCAGATTTAGCCCCTTTGATTGGTGTAAACCGCCACTGGGTGAAACGTGGTTTGCAGTATTTACCCAAATCCAAGCTTCCTGGAGTACAGGCGCTGATTCAAATGTCTGGGGTGCAGGCGAGTGGGGCAAAAGGAGGACAAGGGGACACGGAGAATTTAAATGCAACTGTCTCCCCCTCTCCCCCTCTCCACGTCCCCGCGTCTTCTCTCAAGCCGGAGGATATTGGCTTTCGGTTGGGTCCGCGAATTAATGCAATCGGTCGTATTGCTGATCCCCAGATTGTGATTGAATTGCTAACGACTGACGATATGGGGATAGCTTTAGAAAGGGCTATGCAGTGCGAAGCAATTAACCGTCAGCGTCGGGAAATGTGCGAACAAATTGAGCAACAGGCAATAGAAATTGTAGAGATGTACCATAGCGCGTCTCTACCACAAGACCGTGTGTTAGTCATTGTGCAACCCAACTGGCATCATGGTGTTATTGGTATCGTTGCTTCTCGCTTGGTGGAACGCTATGGTGTTCCGGTGTTTATCGGCACATATGAGGATGAGGGACATATTCGCGGTTCAGCGCGTGGAATTCCAGAGTTTCACGTATTTGACGCTTTAGAATATTGTCAGGACTTGCTTGGCAAATTTGGTGGACATAAAGCCGCCGGGGGATTTTCTCTACTATCGGAAAATTTGGCGGCATTGCGATCGCGTCTTAGTGAGTTTGCTAACAAGTGTCTTGAACTCCAGCACCTCAAACCACTTTTAAAAATTGATGCTGAAGCCAACCTGAGTCAAATTCATCTCGAGTTTTATCAACAGCTTAATGTTTTGGAGCCTTGCGGTATCGACAACCCAGATCCAGTCTTTTGGACACCTAATGTTCGAGTCGTTGAGCAAGAAACTGTAGGTAAGGGACACCTTAAACTCAGCTTAACACAAACTCTTGATAATTCACATTACAAAATTAAGGCGATCGCTTGGCGCTGGCGTGACTATTTTCCCCTACCACCGCGACTTGATATCGCTTACAAATTAAGAGAAAACTATTTTAATGGAAATACTACGATTGAGTTGGAGTTACTTGGCGTTAGGCTCCCAACCCAGTCTCACATTTTTTTTGCTTCACGACCGACGCCGTTAAGAACTTCCTTTGAGTACCATCAACGCCACTATACCTGTGGAATCTATAAAAATGGTTCTGTATCAGAATTAAGAATTGGAAACCCCGAAGGCAAAATACTAGCTGTTCAGCTAGGACACAACATTGGTTTACTGGGAACGAGTCGCCAAGATGCGATCGAGGTCGATGTTTTTCAACCCCAGTACAATAACATTATCGAAGCTGCCTTTGAAGCTTTATCACTCTTGAGTACTCAGTACTGA
- the psb30 gene encoding photosystem II reaction center protein Ycf12/Psb30 yields the protein MEALSNINWEVIFQLTSVALIMLAGPAVIFVLAFRNGDL from the coding sequence ATGGAAGCTCTATCCAACATTAATTGGGAAGTTATTTTTCAGCTAACTTCTGTCGCACTCATCATGTTAGCCGGTCCTGCAGTGATTTTTGTGCTGGCATTTCGCAACGGCGACCTGTAA
- a CDS encoding YkgJ family cysteine cluster protein — MATWQCVKQCGACCHLDPADRPDIYEYLSPEELELYLSMVGEGGWCVNFDKDSRECRIYPNRPRFCRVEPEVFQDMYGIDPEELNDFAIDCCYQQIEGVYGDRSLEMLRFDQAVGF; from the coding sequence ATGGCTACTTGGCAATGTGTTAAGCAATGTGGAGCCTGCTGTCATCTTGACCCAGCAGATCGCCCAGACATATATGAGTATTTATCACCCGAGGAACTGGAATTGTATCTGAGCATGGTCGGTGAAGGAGGATGGTGTGTAAATTTCGATAAAGATTCGCGAGAATGTCGCATTTACCCAAATCGTCCGCGATTTTGCCGTGTGGAACCAGAGGTGTTTCAGGATATGTACGGTATTGACCCCGAGGAGTTGAACGATTTTGCAATAGACTGCTGTTATCAGCAAATAGAGGGAGTGTATGGCGACAGAAGCTTGGAGATGTTGCGCTTCGACCAAGCAGTTGGTTTTTAG
- a CDS encoding TMEM165/GDT1 family protein, whose product MKVDSKPLNLSVSETESKLELKDEVECNSTTTLVELPSALVSDKPQKPQTPVVIFATTFLTIFLAEIGDKTQLSTLLMSAESQSPWVVFLGSAAALVTTSLLGVVLGSWIASKLSPKTVEKAAGIMLLLISLMLFWDVAQF is encoded by the coding sequence GTGAAAGTTGACTCCAAGCCTTTGAACCTTTCTGTATCTGAAACTGAAAGCAAGCTAGAGCTAAAAGATGAAGTAGAGTGCAATTCCACGACTACCTTAGTTGAGCTACCTTCAGCGTTAGTTTCTGATAAACCTCAGAAGCCCCAAACCCCAGTAGTCATTTTTGCTACTACGTTCTTAACCATCTTTCTGGCGGAAATTGGTGACAAGACACAGCTATCCACCCTGTTAATGAGTGCGGAATCACAATCTCCGTGGGTGGTGTTTTTAGGATCTGCAGCTGCGCTAGTCACAACGAGTCTACTTGGGGTGGTGTTAGGGAGTTGGATAGCTAGCAAACTTTCTCCGAAAACTGTAGAAAAAGCAGCAGGAATCATGCTGCTGCTGATTTCTCTAATGCTGTTTTGGGATGTAGCACAATTTTAA
- a CDS encoding TMEM165/GDT1 family protein, with translation MDWHLLGLSFITVFLSELGDKSQLAAIALSGRCQSPRAVFFGTAGALLLTSLLGALAGGAVAELLPTRLLKAIAAVGFAILAVRLLFLNNETSPEVNE, from the coding sequence ATGGATTGGCATCTTTTAGGATTGAGCTTTATTACAGTTTTTTTGTCGGAATTGGGTGATAAAAGTCAGTTAGCAGCAATTGCGCTTTCAGGTCGTTGTCAATCTCCGCGTGCGGTCTTCTTTGGGACAGCTGGTGCACTACTTTTGACTAGCTTGTTGGGAGCATTAGCAGGGGGAGCCGTGGCAGAGTTATTACCCACAAGGTTGTTGAAAGCAATCGCTGCTGTGGGATTTGCCATTCTTGCAGTACGCCTGCTATTTCTGAACAATGAGACTTCGCCAGAAGTTAATGAATGA
- a CDS encoding DUF4149 domain-containing protein, producing MNAVSSIELKRPIWQSIAMITLGFWLSASLLLDWVIMPSLYVSGMMTQASFATAGYVIFWNFNRLELLSAGLVLTSVLALCNSQSQWRRGAIILSLVLLAIALVDTYFLTPQMSAIGLELNLFQATAEIPATMNVLHGGYWVLEAAKLVVGSTLLGWCWRR from the coding sequence ATGAATGCTGTTTCTAGCATCGAACTCAAGCGACCGATTTGGCAAAGTATTGCCATGATCACTTTAGGCTTTTGGCTCAGTGCCAGCCTCTTACTAGACTGGGTAATTATGCCTAGCTTATATGTTTCTGGCATGATGACTCAAGCCAGTTTTGCAACAGCTGGTTATGTCATTTTCTGGAATTTTAATCGTCTCGAATTATTGTCTGCTGGCTTAGTATTAACCAGTGTGTTAGCTCTGTGCAATAGCCAATCTCAGTGGCGTCGCGGTGCAATTATTTTGTCCCTGGTACTGCTGGCGATCGCTTTGGTTGATACCTACTTCTTAACTCCACAAATGTCTGCCATAGGACTTGAATTGAACCTATTTCAGGCAACTGCTGAAATACCAGCAACTATGAATGTACTACATGGGGGTTACTGGGTTTTGGAAGCAGCAAAACTAGTGGTAGGTAGCACACTTTTGGGCTGGTGCTGGCGGCGTTAG
- a CDS encoding DUF2808 domain-containing protein, with protein sequence MRTAFLLSTAIACTAVIGGYPTDLSQAVKLRDGKVYFVQPPSLGDVVTTYKETYVWGATYYFTIGLPENAGEPLQRITINQREGVDRVRFDLEDTFAFEGTRSNEGQKLALKDATSDRKTKTVSLTFDPPVSPGRTITIALKPVQNPQVAGVYLFGVTAFPPGEQAHGQFLGYGRLQFYNFGPRFF encoded by the coding sequence ATGCGTACAGCATTTTTATTAAGTACAGCGATTGCTTGCACAGCAGTGATAGGCGGATATCCTACGGATTTGAGTCAAGCAGTTAAGTTACGAGATGGTAAAGTCTATTTTGTCCAACCGCCGAGCCTTGGTGATGTAGTGACGACCTACAAGGAGACTTATGTATGGGGCGCAACGTATTACTTTACCATTGGTCTGCCAGAAAACGCTGGAGAACCACTGCAACGCATAACGATTAACCAGCGTGAGGGAGTAGACCGTGTACGCTTTGACTTGGAAGATACTTTCGCCTTTGAAGGGACGCGTTCCAACGAAGGTCAAAAACTTGCTTTGAAAGATGCGACAAGCGACCGCAAGACGAAAACAGTATCGCTCACATTTGACCCGCCAGTATCCCCAGGTAGAACCATCACCATAGCTCTCAAGCCAGTGCAAAACCCTCAGGTTGCTGGCGTGTATCTATTTGGAGTCACGGCGTTTCCACCAGGCGAGCAAGCTCACGGTCAATTTCTCGGTTATGGAAGGCTGCAATTTTACAACTTTGGTCCTAGGTTTTTTTAG